Proteins co-encoded in one Spirosoma endbachense genomic window:
- a CDS encoding histidine kinase, translated as MVYETWLFLFLGMMAAILLYNIVQWCFYQERIYGLYTVYLLIWLGYFPLRSSGILSDNLADFVRITGPMVAYIVYYDFTTAFLSLREHRPNLLRLFRMTQTGLAAYILLEAGFCFLSDYWTLPVHELIHTLVRTGMVILSGYIIITVYKRKDPIGRFFITGSAMLVLGALMAMALTMIRPANDLDGFWLAPLTYLQLGIVLELVFFSLGLAYRHRRDAVKKALFEQALNRERRQRLRDQTVAKQTVQLLEHEVAEMQMRALQAQLSPHFLFNSLNSLSSLIADEPTKAERFVDELSNVYRYLLQATDQELIPLAAEIKFINSYYHLLKTRYDQGINLEINIDDSDKTCLIPPLTLQLLIENAVKHNIVSASNPLVIQIFTDNDGFLIVRNNLQRKRVNRLMSTKKGLQNIQLKFQLLNQPAIYISEEDKLFNVAVPLIPSRQQIAY; from the coding sequence ATGGTTTACGAAACCTGGCTCTTCCTCTTTCTGGGTATGATGGCGGCAATACTACTGTACAACATTGTGCAGTGGTGTTTTTATCAGGAACGAATCTACGGGCTCTATACGGTTTACCTGTTAATCTGGCTAGGTTATTTCCCACTACGATCGAGCGGTATCTTATCTGATAATCTTGCCGATTTTGTGCGAATTACGGGGCCAATGGTCGCCTATATTGTTTATTACGATTTTACAACCGCTTTTCTGAGTCTTCGCGAACATCGCCCCAATTTATTGCGGCTGTTCCGCATGACGCAAACTGGACTGGCAGCTTATATTTTACTTGAAGCCGGTTTCTGTTTTTTGTCTGATTATTGGACTCTGCCAGTTCATGAACTTATCCATACGCTGGTCCGAACCGGAATGGTCATTTTATCAGGCTACATTATCATAACGGTTTATAAGCGCAAAGACCCTATCGGGCGTTTTTTTATTACGGGGTCAGCTATGCTCGTGTTGGGTGCGTTGATGGCAATGGCTCTCACAATGATACGACCAGCTAATGACCTTGACGGGTTCTGGCTAGCCCCACTTACCTATCTGCAACTAGGAATCGTACTGGAATTAGTGTTTTTCTCACTGGGTTTAGCGTATCGCCATCGGCGTGATGCAGTCAAGAAAGCCCTTTTTGAGCAGGCGCTGAACCGGGAACGCAGGCAACGGCTACGCGACCAGACAGTTGCCAAACAAACCGTTCAGTTGCTCGAGCACGAAGTAGCCGAAATGCAGATGCGGGCATTGCAGGCCCAGTTAAGCCCTCACTTTCTGTTCAACAGTCTTAATTCGCTATCGTCGCTGATTGCCGATGAACCAACTAAGGCCGAGCGGTTTGTTGATGAACTGTCGAATGTTTACCGTTATTTACTTCAGGCTACCGATCAGGAACTTATACCACTGGCAGCAGAGATTAAGTTTATCAATTCGTACTATCACCTCCTGAAAACACGATACGACCAGGGAATCAACCTGGAAATTAACATCGATGATAGCGACAAAACGTGTTTAATTCCACCGCTGACCTTACAACTATTGATTGAAAATGCGGTGAAACACAACATTGTTTCTGCCAGTAACCCATTAGTCATTCAAATTTTTACCGACAACGATGGTTTTCTGATTGTTCGTAATAATCTACAGCGGAAACGGGTTAACCGGCTCATGTCGACAAAAAAAGGTCTTCAGAATATTCAGTTAAAATTCCAATTATTAAATCAACCCGCCATCTACATTTCCGAAGAGGATAAACTATTCAATGTAGCCGTGCCCTTAATTCCTTCAAGGCAACAGATTGCCTATTAA
- a CDS encoding SDR family NAD(P)-dependent oxidoreductase produces the protein MATENKIAVVTGGSRGLGKNIALRLATDGIDIILTYRSKQDEAEAVVQEIEQKGRKATALRLDTGLVSTFNSFLEQVSATLNEKWGRSTFDFLINNAGIDAASPFAQTTEEDFDNLFNIHLKGVYFLTQKSLPILADKGGIVNVSTGLTRFTTPGYAAYASMKGAVEIFTKYLAKELGSRGIRANLVAPGIIETDFTKAAREAHPELGAFISSQTALGRMGLPDDIGGVVTFLCSTDARWVNAQRIEASGGMFL, from the coding sequence ATGGCAACTGAAAACAAAATTGCAGTAGTAACCGGTGGTAGCCGTGGTCTGGGTAAAAACATCGCCTTACGCTTAGCTACCGACGGTATAGATATTATTTTAACGTATCGCTCCAAACAGGATGAGGCCGAGGCCGTTGTTCAGGAAATCGAACAGAAAGGCCGGAAAGCCACTGCACTCCGCCTGGATACGGGTCTGGTTAGCACCTTCAATTCATTTCTGGAACAGGTATCCGCTACGCTAAACGAAAAATGGGGCCGATCAACTTTCGACTTTCTGATTAACAATGCCGGTATTGATGCGGCTTCTCCTTTTGCACAGACAACCGAAGAAGACTTCGATAACCTGTTCAACATTCACCTCAAAGGAGTTTATTTTCTAACCCAAAAATCCCTCCCCATTCTGGCCGATAAAGGTGGTATTGTGAACGTATCGACCGGTCTGACCCGCTTCACGACACCGGGCTATGCGGCCTATGCCTCAATGAAAGGAGCCGTTGAAATCTTTACCAAATACCTGGCAAAAGAACTGGGTTCCCGTGGTATAAGGGCAAATCTGGTAGCACCGGGCATCATCGAAACGGACTTCACCAAAGCAGCACGGGAAGCCCACCCCGAACTGGGTGCATTTATCTCTTCACAAACGGCCCTGGGGCGTATGGGTCTCCCCGACGATATAGGCGGTGTTGTGACATTCCTATGTTCGACCGATGCCCGCTGGGTAAACGCCCAACGGATTGAGGCTTCGGGCGGTATGTTTTTATAA
- a CDS encoding helix-turn-helix domain-containing protein, whose translation MTTYKLPHKIAARQHEITADFMAIIDRHLADLLEGRVTDMYEIRDIADELHIHPTHLSNTIKLTTGKSPCYFFENKIMAIARTMLRDNRRTIADIAMTLTFDPSNFTKFFKRFQGVTPRQYREAILQEAWEKTEAITI comes from the coding sequence ATGACCACCTACAAACTGCCCCATAAAATTGCTGCCCGGCAGCATGAAATAACCGCTGACTTCATGGCCATTATAGATCGTCATTTGGCTGACCTCCTGGAAGGGCGCGTTACCGACATGTACGAGATTCGGGATATTGCCGATGAGTTGCACATTCACCCAACTCACCTCAGCAATACCATTAAACTAACAACTGGCAAATCGCCCTGCTACTTCTTCGAGAATAAGATAATGGCCATTGCCAGAACTATGCTCCGCGACAATCGGCGCACTATTGCCGATATTGCCATGACACTGACTTTCGACCCATCTAACTTCACCAAGTTTTTCAAACGCTTTCAGGGTGTTACTCCCAGGCAGTATCGGGAAGCCATTTTGCAGGAAGCATGGGAAAAAACTGAAGCTATCACCATTTAA
- the fumC gene encoding class II fumarate hydratase → MEYRIEKDTMGQVQVPANVYWGAQTQRSIENFKIAQDINKMPREIIRAFAYLKKAAALTNLDAGVLSQEKSDLIGQACDEILAGKLDDQFPLVVWQTGSGTQSNMNVNEVVAYRGHVLHGGQLIDEKKFLHPNDDVNKSQSSNDTFPTAMHIAAYKILLDVTIPGITKLRDTLAAKSKQFMHIVKIGRTHFMDATPLTVGQEFSGYVSQLDHGLRAINNSLAHLSELALGGTAVGTGINTPPNYSESVAKHIANVTGLPFITAENKFEALAAHDAIVESHGALKTVAASLMKIGNDIRMLSSGPRAGIGELHIPDNEPGSSIMPGKVNPTQCEAMTMVAAQVMGNDVAINFGGAMGHFELNVFKPVMIYNFLHSARLIGDVCVSFNDKCAEGIEPIEANIKKHVDSSLMLVTALNTKIGYYKAAEIAQTAHREGSTLKETALKLGYLTEEEFNEWVKPEDMVGEIK, encoded by the coding sequence ATGGAATATCGCATCGAGAAAGACACGATGGGCCAGGTTCAGGTTCCGGCCAACGTCTATTGGGGCGCGCAAACCCAGCGTTCCATCGAGAACTTTAAAATTGCCCAGGATATCAATAAAATGCCGCGCGAGATTATCCGGGCATTTGCGTACCTCAAAAAAGCGGCTGCATTGACCAACCTCGATGCGGGAGTACTGTCGCAGGAAAAAAGCGATCTTATTGGTCAGGCATGTGATGAAATTCTGGCGGGGAAACTCGACGATCAGTTTCCGCTGGTGGTTTGGCAAACGGGCTCAGGCACTCAGTCGAACATGAATGTCAATGAGGTTGTGGCGTATCGGGGGCATGTATTGCACGGCGGCCAGCTCATTGACGAAAAGAAATTTCTGCATCCAAACGATGATGTGAACAAGTCGCAGTCGTCGAACGATACGTTTCCGACGGCGATGCACATTGCTGCCTACAAAATTCTGCTTGACGTTACGATTCCCGGCATCACAAAACTACGCGACACGCTGGCTGCCAAGTCGAAGCAGTTTATGCATATCGTCAAAATTGGGCGAACGCACTTCATGGATGCCACGCCCCTGACGGTTGGTCAGGAGTTTTCTGGCTATGTATCGCAACTTGATCACGGTTTGCGGGCTATCAATAATTCGCTGGCTCACCTGAGCGAACTGGCACTTGGCGGAACGGCCGTTGGGACGGGTATCAACACGCCCCCAAATTACTCAGAAAGCGTCGCGAAGCACATTGCCAATGTAACGGGTCTGCCGTTCATTACTGCCGAAAACAAGTTCGAGGCACTGGCGGCTCACGATGCAATTGTTGAATCGCACGGGGCACTGAAAACCGTTGCGGCTAGCCTGATGAAAATCGGCAATGACATTCGGATGCTGTCGAGCGGACCGCGTGCTGGTATTGGGGAGTTGCATATTCCCGATAACGAGCCCGGTTCATCGATTATGCCGGGTAAAGTGAACCCAACCCAGTGCGAAGCCATGACCATGGTAGCTGCGCAGGTCATGGGCAACGACGTTGCGATCAACTTTGGTGGTGCTATGGGGCATTTTGAACTGAACGTCTTCAAGCCGGTCATGATTTATAACTTTCTGCATTCTGCGCGGCTCATTGGCGATGTGTGCGTATCGTTCAATGACAAGTGTGCCGAAGGAATCGAACCGATCGAAGCCAACATCAAAAAACACGTTGATTCATCGCTGATGCTGGTGACGGCCCTGAATACAAAAATTGGCTATTACAAAGCCGCCGAAATCGCACAGACGGCTCACCGCGAAGGATCAACCCTGAAAGAAACGGCCCTGAAGCTCGGTTATTTAACCGAAGAGGAGTTTAACGAATGGGTGAAGCCTGAGGATATGGTAGGCGAGATAAAGTAA
- a CDS encoding methyltransferase domain-containing protein, whose amino-acid sequence MIRFFTLLFCFLFTTALAQEKDCVNDFYARKKIIELMLKSYRRVYDFHKEENIASIGSGSGNREVIYSMMADSLTFYVQDINPICLEPDILSATIRRLYAVMNRSCTAKFISIRGKAKETRLPDKVFDKVIVENSLHEFESPVDMLKSIRGNLKRDGYLFISELIAKRPGKKHIDCRKPLFTEQSLVKLLDESGFRLKATETVHPFDDYDKVYKFEIKE is encoded by the coding sequence ATGATCCGTTTCTTTACGCTATTATTTTGCTTTTTATTCACGACCGCCCTAGCTCAGGAAAAGGACTGTGTAAATGATTTTTATGCGAGGAAGAAAATAATTGAATTAATGCTAAAGAGCTACCGAAGGGTATATGACTTCCATAAAGAAGAGAATATCGCCAGTATTGGCTCAGGTAGCGGTAATCGGGAAGTAATCTATTCAATGATGGCTGATAGTCTTACGTTCTATGTGCAGGACATCAATCCAATTTGCCTTGAGCCAGACATATTATCGGCAACAATCCGGCGATTATATGCCGTCATGAACCGTAGTTGCACCGCGAAATTTATCTCCATTCGAGGAAAAGCGAAGGAGACGCGACTTCCTGATAAAGTCTTTGACAAAGTTATTGTTGAAAACAGTCTACACGAATTTGAATCTCCTGTCGATATGCTGAAAAGTATTCGAGGTAACTTAAAGAGAGACGGCTATTTGTTTATTTCTGAGTTGATTGCCAAACGGCCTGGTAAAAAACATATAGACTGTCGAAAACCATTATTTACGGAGCAATCTTTAGTCAAGTTATTGGATGAGAGTGGCTTTCGGCTAAAGGCAACAGAAACAGTTCATCCATTCGATGATTACGATAAAGTATACAAGTTTGAAATAAAAGAATAA
- a CDS encoding RNA polymerase sigma factor yields MTKYHTSDEQTVTSFQNSEAIDSFDNIYHHYVNRVYHKCLTMTNDTEMAKDFTQDIFIKVFIKLKTFQNRSAFSTWLYAISHNYCIDHIRASKRTEPLSDAVMKDVAEQDSSPLETVVSQWRALSLFLTSLPEDEVAMLRLKYEQGVSVKTISEYYNLSESSIKMRLKRSRDKLRALCITAISDQEKQFQKPVDF; encoded by the coding sequence ATGACAAAGTATCATACATCAGACGAACAAACCGTAACTTCCTTTCAAAACTCAGAGGCTATCGACAGCTTTGACAACATCTACCATCACTATGTCAATCGAGTCTATCATAAGTGCCTGACGATGACCAACGACACCGAAATGGCCAAAGATTTTACCCAGGATATCTTCATTAAAGTCTTTATCAAGCTCAAGACGTTTCAAAATCGGTCTGCCTTTTCTACCTGGCTCTATGCCATTTCCCATAATTACTGCATCGACCACATTCGCGCCAGTAAACGCACCGAGCCTTTGTCGGATGCGGTTATGAAGGATGTCGCCGAGCAAGACTCCTCACCTTTAGAAACTGTGGTTAGCCAATGGCGGGCATTGAGTCTGTTTCTCACTAGCCTGCCCGAGGATGAGGTGGCCATGTTACGGCTCAAGTACGAGCAGGGGGTATCGGTCAAAACGATCAGCGAGTACTATAATCTCTCGGAGAGTTCCATCAAAATGCGCTTGAAACGAAGCCGGGATAAACTCCGTGCTCTGTGCATAACTGCAATTTCAGATCAGGAAAAGCAATTTCAGAAACCCGTAGATTTCTAA
- a CDS encoding helix-turn-helix transcriptional regulator: MLASATNPDPLPKPPAPTDPLLEKLAELVEKHLDNAGFGADELVSESGLSRMNLHRKLKALAGTSTGEFIRNYRLKRAAQLLRQGHTVSETAYLVGFEDPSYFTRTFRKVYQMTPSAFSNKN, translated from the coding sequence GTGCTTGCCAGCGCTACCAATCCGGATCCTCTTCCTAAACCCCCTGCTCCTACTGATCCATTATTGGAGAAGCTTGCTGAATTAGTTGAGAAACATCTCGACAACGCGGGCTTTGGAGCCGATGAACTTGTTTCAGAAAGCGGCCTGAGCCGGATGAATTTACACCGGAAGTTAAAAGCACTGGCTGGCACTTCAACGGGAGAATTTATTCGTAATTATCGCCTGAAACGGGCTGCCCAATTATTGCGCCAGGGACATACTGTTTCTGAGACTGCCTATCTTGTCGGCTTCGAAGACCCTTCCTATTTTACCCGTACTTTCCGCAAAGTTTATCAAATGACCCCGTCCGCTTTTTCTAATAAAAACTAG
- a CDS encoding ATP-binding protein, producing MLYRFNDKKGIDLITRLDNQNAFRGLLIDRSDVLWGGTNKEGVLKYNLKTNLFRAMPYQNGFYQDLLVQNLELPADQLPPLPKDVVPYKFRYTFDKTGKMWFNIDNSQFYQIDFQTKKLTTVPFPFPVPPALRHDWTVPVTSIATDPTGRIWILTDSLALWYEGGQWHPFRHPIRSGSTRINQPKSSTLTNGIEGEMLQIVVDEKAIWVATNTHGLYSIDRTSGQIKQYKHLPTDLRSISSNQLFCLFADPFDKAILWIGTFGNGLCRFDKRTGTCRRFTTQDGLPNNVIYTAITDQRGFLWIATNQGLCRMDRRTFKTRTYTHEDGILEDEFNRFHYLHLPDDRIILGGIGGLTSFYPNKLRDDDYQPPIQLTDIQVNNQPLTPEQLPDSLPVQAIDHLDLPYNQNFLAVHFAALQYNNQPKIRYRYQLIGLNEKWIETSRPVAEYTDLRWGNYVLRLNASNTSGIWSKHIRELTLVIRPPWWATWWAILLYIGALAGVIYGLVRSYITRQEAIQFKAIDAIKARFFTNITHEFRTPLTLILAPAEKLKQRLRHIDDRHQLDLIYQNATQLLGLINQLMELSKAEAHALQVNESQGDLVAFITQLIQTFEYQSNTKDIQLDLQAQNLHPAYWFDSDKLERIVSNLVANALKFTPVGGKVTVDLMPVQHLDSTEKRNPKTTHNSWVQITVSDTGVGIPADQLPRIFDRFYQVDNSSTRQQEGTGIGLALVKELVEVQSGTIQVFSKVNSGTTFRVDLPYRPTTTSEIAHSLPTAVESEANESDEEQRSDDAPIVLIVEDNLELSNFIADSLPSHYQIHRASNGAEGLEQATKLIPDLVISDVLMPIMDGYTLCKNVKEDLRTSHIPLILLTAKASVESRIEGLSLGADDYIGKPFHVQELRLRVRNVLEQR from the coding sequence TTGCTCTATCGTTTCAACGACAAAAAGGGAATTGATTTAATTACGAGGTTAGACAATCAGAATGCTTTCCGAGGGTTGCTAATCGATCGCTCTGATGTGCTATGGGGTGGAACAAATAAAGAAGGTGTCCTTAAATACAACCTTAAAACCAACCTGTTCAGGGCAATGCCCTATCAAAATGGCTTTTATCAGGATCTTTTGGTTCAGAATTTGGAGTTGCCAGCTGATCAATTACCGCCCTTACCTAAAGATGTGGTCCCCTATAAGTTTCGGTACACATTCGATAAGACAGGAAAAATGTGGTTCAACATAGATAATAGCCAGTTTTATCAGATTGATTTCCAGACGAAGAAGCTCACAACCGTTCCGTTTCCGTTTCCAGTTCCACCGGCCTTGCGGCATGACTGGACTGTCCCGGTCACGTCTATAGCCACTGACCCTACAGGACGCATATGGATACTGACTGATTCGTTAGCACTATGGTATGAAGGAGGCCAATGGCACCCATTTCGACACCCGATTCGATCTGGAAGTACGCGTATCAATCAACCCAAATCCAGCACGCTAACAAATGGCATTGAAGGAGAGATGCTGCAAATTGTGGTTGATGAAAAGGCAATTTGGGTAGCAACCAATACGCATGGACTTTACAGCATCGATCGCACAAGCGGGCAAATCAAACAATATAAACACCTGCCAACCGATCTGAGATCAATAAGTAGTAACCAACTCTTTTGTTTGTTTGCCGATCCATTCGACAAGGCAATTTTATGGATCGGAACTTTTGGCAATGGCCTATGTCGGTTTGATAAACGAACGGGTACCTGCCGCCGATTTACTACACAGGACGGTTTGCCCAACAATGTAATTTATACCGCTATTACTGATCAACGGGGCTTTCTCTGGATTGCAACCAATCAGGGCTTATGCCGAATGGATCGACGTACGTTCAAGACACGCACTTATACACACGAAGATGGCATTCTGGAAGATGAATTTAATCGGTTTCATTACCTACACCTCCCCGACGATCGAATTATTCTGGGCGGTATAGGTGGGCTTACGTCTTTTTATCCAAACAAATTACGCGATGATGACTATCAGCCACCCATACAACTCACGGATATTCAAGTTAACAATCAGCCACTTACTCCCGAGCAACTACCCGATTCATTACCCGTACAGGCGATCGATCACCTGGATCTACCCTATAATCAGAACTTCTTAGCGGTTCATTTTGCTGCCTTACAATATAATAATCAGCCCAAAATTCGCTACCGCTATCAGCTAATTGGACTGAATGAGAAATGGATTGAAACCAGTCGTCCTGTAGCGGAGTATACTGATTTACGATGGGGAAATTATGTACTCAGGCTTAATGCATCCAATACGTCGGGCATATGGAGTAAACACATTCGTGAATTGACCCTAGTTATTCGCCCGCCCTGGTGGGCAACCTGGTGGGCCATTCTGCTTTATATTGGTGCTCTGGCAGGCGTGATTTATGGGCTGGTTCGTTCTTATATTACTCGGCAGGAGGCTATTCAGTTCAAGGCAATCGACGCCATAAAAGCCCGTTTCTTTACCAATATCACCCATGAGTTCCGAACACCATTAACCTTAATTCTGGCACCAGCTGAAAAATTAAAACAGCGGCTGCGCCATATTGACGATCGGCATCAGCTTGATTTAATTTATCAAAATGCAACTCAGCTATTAGGCCTGATTAACCAGTTAATGGAACTTTCTAAAGCAGAAGCTCATGCATTGCAGGTAAACGAAAGTCAGGGTGATCTGGTAGCTTTTATAACTCAATTAATACAAACGTTTGAATACCAATCCAATACAAAGGACATTCAGCTAGATTTACAGGCTCAAAATTTACATCCGGCCTATTGGTTTGACTCCGACAAACTGGAACGCATTGTATCTAATCTGGTGGCAAATGCGTTAAAATTCACACCAGTAGGCGGTAAGGTAACCGTCGATTTAATGCCTGTTCAGCACCTGGATTCAACTGAAAAGAGAAATCCTAAAACTACCCATAACTCATGGGTTCAAATAACCGTATCTGATACTGGTGTTGGCATTCCAGCAGACCAGCTTCCACGAATCTTCGACCGATTCTATCAGGTTGACAATTCCAGCACTCGCCAACAGGAAGGTACTGGTATTGGGCTGGCACTTGTTAAAGAGTTAGTTGAAGTACAATCAGGAACCATTCAGGTTTTCAGTAAAGTAAATAGTGGCACGACCTTTAGGGTCGATTTGCCTTATCGTCCTACAACTACTTCTGAGATAGCCCATTCTCTACCAACGGCTGTCGAATCAGAAGCTAATGAATCCGACGAAGAACAACGGTCTGACGATGCTCCGATTGTATTGATTGTAGAAGATAATCTGGAACTGAGCAATTTTATTGCCGATAGTCTTCCCTCCCATTATCAAATTCATCGTGCTTCTAACGGGGCTGAGGGTTTGGAACAAGCCACTAAGCTTATTCCAGATTTGGTGATCAGCGATGTGCTGATGCCGATTATGGATGGGTATACGCTTTGTAAAAACGTAAAAGAAGATCTGCGAACCAGCCACATTCCCCTTATTCTGTTAACCGCCAAAGCGTCAGTTGAAAGCCGGATTGAAGGTTTGTCGCTGGGAGCCGATGATTATATTGGAAAGCCGTTTCATGTTCAGGAGCTTCGGTTACGCGTCCGAAACGTACTAGAACAACGCTGA
- a CDS encoding DUF4180 domain-containing protein yields MQIETHTINDIKIAEVVSDVIVIKTTEDGLDLLGNLYYQDFDRIIIHEKNITPDFFDLKSGIAGEILQKFSTYRVRLAIVGDFAKYPGKSIKDFIIESNRARQINFVNSTAEALNRLSAN; encoded by the coding sequence ATGCAAATTGAAACACATACAATAAATGACATAAAAATTGCTGAAGTAGTTTCAGATGTTATTGTGATTAAAACTACTGAAGATGGCTTAGACTTATTAGGCAATTTATATTACCAGGATTTTGACAGAATAATCATTCATGAGAAAAATATTACCCCAGATTTTTTTGATTTAAAATCAGGAATAGCCGGCGAAATACTTCAAAAGTTTTCGACTTATCGGGTCCGATTGGCTATAGTTGGTGATTTCGCTAAATATCCGGGTAAAAGTATCAAAGACTTTATTATTGAAAGTAATAGAGCCCGGCAAATTAACTTTGTAAATTCAACAGCAGAAGCGTTAAACAGACTTTCGGCGAACTAA
- a CDS encoding YdeI/OmpD-associated family protein: METNKGIETVYVETREQWRQWLEKNGQSKTEICLILYNKDSKTKSVNYSEAVEEALCFGWIDSLTNKRDTESRYQRFSPRKPRSNWSKSNRERVDRMIQEGLMTESGQKMIDIAKNNGRWEPILAD; the protein is encoded by the coding sequence ATGGAAACGAATAAAGGTATTGAAACGGTCTACGTAGAAACAAGAGAACAATGGCGACAGTGGCTGGAAAAGAATGGCCAATCGAAAACCGAAATTTGTTTAATTCTGTATAATAAGGACAGTAAAACAAAAAGCGTTAACTACAGCGAAGCTGTGGAGGAAGCCTTATGTTTTGGCTGGATCGATTCATTGACGAATAAACGGGATACAGAAAGTCGATATCAACGCTTTTCACCCCGTAAACCTAGAAGTAACTGGAGTAAATCGAACAGAGAACGAGTAGACAGAATGATACAGGAAGGATTAATGACAGAATCCGGACAAAAGATGATCGATATTGCCAAGAATAATGGACGGTGGGAGCCAATTCTCGCAGACTAA
- a CDS encoding VOC family protein: METEPKAMFRGMANVSYWVDDMKEARKWYTELFGIDPYFQRPDEENPAYVEFRVGDYQHEVGIIDKKYMPKPSGDGPGGAILYWHVDDIQKALDRLLALGTTAHEPITERGIGFITASVVDPFGNILGIMYNRHYLDILSSTNKK, translated from the coding sequence ATGGAAACGGAACCAAAAGCAATGTTTCGCGGAATGGCCAACGTCAGTTACTGGGTAGATGACATGAAAGAAGCCCGTAAGTGGTATACTGAACTTTTTGGCATTGACCCCTATTTCCAGCGTCCCGACGAGGAAAATCCAGCTTATGTCGAGTTCCGCGTTGGCGACTACCAGCATGAGGTGGGCATTATCGATAAAAAATACATGCCTAAACCGTCCGGGGATGGCCCCGGCGGTGCCATCTTGTACTGGCATGTCGATGATATTCAAAAAGCACTGGATCGGCTTTTAGCCTTGGGAACTACAGCGCATGAGCCAATCACGGAGCGCGGTATAGGCTTTATTACGGCGTCAGTCGTTGACCCGTTTGGCAATATTTTAGGCATAATGTACAATCGCCATTACCTTGATATTTTATCTTCCACCAACAAAAAGTAA
- a CDS encoding helix-turn-helix transcriptional regulator, giving the protein MNDNDTKRLSRLTAILTQLQTKRLITATALASKFNVSIRTIYRDIRALEQSGIPILTEEGKGYYLMEGYRLPPVSFTESEANALITAEKFVSKNKDASFVNEYTAAIEKIKSVLRYKTKENTELLSSRIIVSQNNTNDKTSNYLASLQLALTNFNLTTIDYQKLDTNETSSRIIEPFALLSTQENWLLVAWCRLRNNFRIFRLDRIQRLDVQHEKFEPHKITLQEYFELSKNQNNP; this is encoded by the coding sequence ATGAACGACAACGATACAAAACGGCTTTCGCGACTGACGGCAATTCTTACACAATTGCAAACTAAACGACTTATTACTGCAACAGCACTGGCGAGCAAATTTAATGTTAGCATTCGCACAATTTACCGTGATATCAGGGCCTTAGAACAATCGGGTATTCCTATCTTAACTGAAGAAGGAAAAGGTTATTACTTAATGGAAGGTTACCGGCTTCCACCAGTAAGTTTTACTGAAAGTGAAGCAAATGCGTTAATTACAGCGGAAAAATTCGTCTCAAAAAACAAAGACGCGTCGTTCGTAAATGAATATACAGCAGCGATCGAAAAAATAAAATCTGTATTACGTTACAAGACAAAGGAAAATACTGAATTGCTTTCCAGTCGAATTATTGTAAGCCAGAACAATACAAATGACAAAACAAGTAATTATTTGGCAAGTTTGCAGTTAGCTTTAACGAATTTCAACTTAACAACAATCGATTATCAAAAGCTAGATACAAATGAAACTAGTTCAAGAATTATTGAGCCTTTTGCCTTATTGAGTACACAAGAAAATTGGCTGCTGGTTGCCTGGTGCCGTTTACGAAATAATTTCAGGATTTTCAGACTTGACCGTATCCAACGGCTAGATGTTCAGCATGAGAAATTTGAACCTCACAAAATAACGTTACAGGAATATTTCGAACTGTCAAAAAATCAAAATAACCCCTGA